A region from the Acyrthosiphon pisum isolate AL4f chromosome A1, pea_aphid_22Mar2018_4r6ur, whole genome shotgun sequence genome encodes:
- the LOC103309182 gene encoding B-cell lymphoma/leukemia 11A, translated as MRIKMPAVRIAQADTDPTHSTGGTDQVDLLTCGQCQRVFLLSDICRFVQHKMTGCSKDPLTANCNSGSGDDCAGPPPPPQPPLDNGLSVAKSKSHHRSQSPVGTDDPTAHHHHHNHHHRRPPPSSTPKRTSDRNNGGEDGNASSEDEKSSATVAAASKGGRVKQGSESSEDLGYKKSNRSALSCVDAESNTTNSEPSSFVCCTCKARFNSSWRLLQHAQTSHSMKIYSDGTPSPVSQSKNNSSCSSLGSSGCSSGNTSSLPGMSAMPLALGMPPSRMNMHTHPPPPPPPPTSTCPPSMVDNNPMPMPMPNPFGVGGLLRMPMGEPPQRPSLFPGTSPIGNPPLFARTSSHQQEHQFRMEQLMSEQFRLNQQQHGLGFAVAVAAANAMPTSPFPGLAAAAAANDRNNPRHPAPTLPALNLDPQMDFYSQRLRQLAGTTSPGAATAPSSSPSPRKMTPPFSSPNNNNNHINNSVSATAAVTTAPQINTTSAAAAAVTVGLNNNNNNNNNVSNNNSVESLSEQDRIIGDTSRHTLDLSSNASKDKTCQDIISQPQQHQQIGEEEKTRECEYCGKKFRFLSNLIVHRRTHTGEKPYKCSVCDHACTQSSKLKRHMKTHRRSNRGNGLAGGECGTTANGVDTSSTPDITSNDDDEDDSEMDDDEAEIEEEDDGDEDDADEDDGDEDDEEEEEEEEEDMELEDEDNDENDEGGDVPEDLTTKSTSSAEHDKKPGGNGSTRTSPENTPGDRMPQPLPPSSLVGELMSKFGLSNIQQYSEAYKQALKESSSLLPPPFRIRRKDNFRLSPSIIPDNNNGSAKSANPLRNLENGLGDKTVADIRFREELTKNLIAAGQNPLDLVGAHHIFGPGSAFENPFDQASKRLKLDPDNPHHPLLSRERLYAANMWLPAIAAHHRGESFLSGLPGKPPSAGSGVGEPGNGGGSGGRSKPGPSSLSAALNLQGLQGGHSKKESRRNDTCEYCGKVFKNCSNLTVHRRSHTGEKPYKCELCSYACAQSSKLTRHMKTHGRLGKDVYRCRFCEMPFSVPSTLEKHMRKCVVNQNIKLEGSQYIKMDDGSKTESGGGYILPPSSMADDESYSSSVVSKDNT; from the exons CCACCATCATAATCATCATCACAGGCGACCACCGCCGTCTAGCACGCCCAAGCGGACGTCCGACCGTAACAACGGTGGCGAAGACGGTAACGCAAGTTCCGAGGACGAAAAGTCCAGCGCCACTGTTGCCGCCGCCTCCAAGGGTGGACGGGTAAAACAGGGATCCGAGTCGTCCGAGGACTTGGGCTACAAAAAGTCCAACCGCTCGGCGTTGTCCTGCGTCGACGCCGAATCCAACACCACCAACTCAG AGCCAAGCAGTTTCGTGTGTTGCACGTGCAAGGCGAGGTTCAATTCATCGTGGAGGCTTCTGCAGCACGCCCAGACCTCACACTCGATGAAGATCTACTCGGACGGCACACCATCGCCAGTGTCGCAGTCCAAGAACAATTCGTCATGCTCTTCGTTAGGGTCGTCCGGGTGCTCGAGTGGAAACACTTCTTCACTGCCGGGCATGTCGGCCATGCCACTAGCCTTGGGCATGCCTCCTTCCCGGATGAACATGCACACCCatccaccaccgccaccgccaccacccACGAGTACCTGTCCGCCGTCAATGGTCGACAACAACCCCATGCCCATGCCTATGCCCAACCCTTTTGGTGTTGGAGGCTTGCTTAGGATGCCGATGGGCGAGCCTCCTCAGCGCCCGTCCCTGTTCCCTGGGACGTCTCCCATCGGCAATCCGCCGTTATTCGCGCGGACGTCCAGCCACCAACAAGAACACCAGTTCCGCATGGAGCAGCTTATGTCCGAACAGTTTAGACTCAACCAGCAGCAGCACGGGCTGGGTTTTGCCGTGGCGGTGGCCGCGGCAAACGCCATGCCCACGTCACCGTTCCCGGGGCTAGCCGCCGCGGCCGCAGCCAACGACCGGAACAATCCTAGACACCCAGCGCCAACGTTACCGGCCTTAAATCTCGATCCCCAGATGGATTTTTACTCGCAGCGATTGCGGCAACTCGCAGGTACCACTAGTCCTGGAGCTGCTACTGCACCAAGTTCGTCGCCTTCGCCGCGAAAAATGACGCCACCTTTTAGCAGccccaacaacaacaacaaccacaTCAACAACAGCGTGTCGGCAACGGCAGCCGTGACCACGGCTCCGCAGATTAACACtacctccgccgccgccgcagcagTCACTGTCGgcttaaataacaataacaacaataacaacaacgtGAGCAACAACAATTCGGTCGAGTCATTATCTGAACAAGACCGAATCATCGGCGATACGTCCAGGCACACGCTTGACCTGTCGTCCAATGCGTCGAAGGACAAGACCTGCCAAGATATAATCAGTCAACCACAGCAGCACCAGCAGATTGGTGAGGAGGAAAAGACTCGCGAGTGTGAGTACTGCGGAAAGAAGTTTCGGTTCCTGAGCAACTTAATCGTGCATAGGCGCACACACACCGGAGAAAAGCCGTACAAGTGTTCGGTGTGCGACCACGCATGTACGCAGAGCTCCAAGCTGAAGCGACACATGAAGACGCACCGTCGGTCGAATCGGGGAAACGGGCTGGCCGGTGGCGAGTGTGGGACGACTGCCAATGGGGTGGATACGAGCTCGACACCGGACATAACATCCAACGATGATGACGAGGATGATTCTGAAATGGACGACGACGAGGCGGAAATAGAGGAAGAGGATGACGGTGACGAGGACGACGCTGACGAGGATGACGGTGACGAGGACGACGAGGAAGAAGAGGAGGAAGAGGAAGAAGACATGGAGCTAGAGGATGAAGATAATGACGAAAATGATGAAGGAGGTGATGTGCCAGAGGACTTGACCACCAAGTCAACGTCATCGGCCGAACACGATAAGAAACCGGGTGGCAACGGTTCCACTCGCACATCGCCCGAGAACACGCCCGGTGACCGCATGCCGCAACCACTGCCGCCAAGCTCTCTAGTTGGCGAGCTCATGAGCAAATTTGGCTTGAGCAATATCCAACAGTATAGTGAAGCGTACAAGCAGGCGCTCAAGGAGTCGTCATCGCTGCTGCCGCCGCCGTTTCGGATCCGGCGGAAGGACAACTTCCGACTGTCGCCGTCCATCATACCAGACAACAACAACGGTTCGGCAAAGTCGGCTAATCCGTTGCGCAACCTGGAGAACGGGCTCGGTGATAAGACGGTGGCTGACATCCGGTTCCGTGAGGAGCTCACCAAGAACCTAATCGCGGCCGGCCAGAACCCACTCGATCTAGTGGGCGCGCACCACATATTCGGACCTGGTTCCGCTTTCGAAAACCCTTTCGACCAGGCCTCCAAGAGGCTGAAGCTCGACCCCGACAACCCACACCACCCTTTGCTTTCCAGGGAACGGCTTTACGCGGCCAACATGTGGCTTCCGGCCATTGCCGCGCACCACCGAGGCGAATCGTTCCTTAGCGGACTTCCGGGAAAGCCACCGTCGGCTGGAAGTGGCGTCGGGGAACCGGGAAATGGTGGTGGAAGTGGTGGCCGTTCGAAACCGGGCCCTAGTTCGCTGTCAGCGGCGCTTAACTTGCAGGGACTGCAGGGAGGACATTCCAAGAAAGAATCGCGGCGCAACGACACGTGCGAGTACTGCGGCAAGGTGTTCAAGAACTGCAGCAACCTGACAGTGCATCGACGGTCACACACCGGCGAAAAACCGTACAAGTGCGAGCTGTGCTCGTATGCGTGCGCCCAGAGCTCCAAGCTGACCAGGCACATGAAAACGCACGGCCGCTTGGGCAAGGACGTGTATCGGTGCCGGTTTTGCGAGATGCCGTTCTCTGTGCCGTCCACGCTTGAAAAGCACATGCGCAAGTGCGTCGTCAACCAGAACATTAAACTGGAGGGCAGCCAGTACATCAAGATGGATGACGGTTCCAAGACCGAGTCCGGCGGTGGTTACATTCTGCCGCCGTCTTCCATGGCCGACGATGAGTCGTACAGTAGTTCAGTCGTTTCGAAGGACAACACATGA